A genome region from Pygocentrus nattereri isolate fPygNat1 chromosome 6, fPygNat1.pri, whole genome shotgun sequence includes the following:
- the LOC119263553 gene encoding uncharacterized protein LOC119263553, whose translation MFSQSSVNIPAALILILLAVLQVKVDCKPAGQTVVKQTCSSTCWPEGNCYYSWYRYRYPGSWNREIIGCSYEATVWFISTSSPVQDRYCEVQNRAAPQQKCKLDWAVIYTPGRVCALKGSSVNLSCTYKHPEGLTVTKSLWFIESQWKSGVEPEDVRRSDQYEGRVQYSLTLNSCRMTITDLRESDAHTYSFRFYTDHPDGRYSGRPGVTLSVTDLKVTVSDTDGGVKKLNCSSTCTLPNNPTYIWYRNGQPVSDQNRNELELRDRTVDAGSYSCAVKGYEELGSPAVYSPRPPSVSETEVNGSVTLVCVSDSNPASSYTWFRKTGGNITQFGEGASLTLAAGADGVFYCMAENPYGSSTSSEWTLTSDNRTSVYAASGGAVVLLLIFTAVFLWMRRRAAVTSSKKEENREGASAPVYDEVSTLAVTSDTSRAAPLDDQDDVQYATVHFSRSQMKDVPLNSTVHPSNALPEEEEVQYAAVNTAKPRTARNDEILIYSTVQKKIYCPQRCSSSPHLPPPKTFKVHILNDGHCDRHRSARFL comes from the exons ATGTTTTCCCAGAGCTCAGTAAATATTCCAGCAGCGCTGATCCTCATTTTACTGGCAG ttctGCAGGTGAAGGTGGATTGTAAACCTGCAGGACAGACAGTGGTGAAACAGACCTGTAGCTCCACCTGCTGGCCTGAAGGGAACTGTTACTACAGCTGGTACAGATACAGATATCCAGGATCCTGGAATAGAGAAATAATAGGATGTTCATATGAAGCCACAGTTTGGTTCATCTCCACCAGCTCACCTGTTCAGGACAGATACTGTGAGGTCCAGAACCGCGCCGCCCCTCAGCAGAAGT gtaaactggactgggctgtgATCTACACTCCTGGACGTGTCTGTGCTCTGAAAGGATCATCAGTTAATCTGTCCTGCACTTATAAACACCCTGAAGGACTCACAGTGACTAAATCACTCTGGTTCATTGAAAGTCAGTGGAAGTCTGGTGTTGAGCCTGAGGATGTACGACGGTCTGATCAGTATGAGGGGAGAGTGCAGTACAGCCTGACCCTGAACTCCTGTAGAATGACCATCACTGACCTGAGAGAGAGCGACGCTCACACATACAGCTTCAGATTCTACACTGATCATCCTGACGGCAGATACTCTGGCAGACCTGGAGTCACTCTGTCCGTCACAG ATCTGAAGGTTACAGTGTCAGATACAGATGGAGGAGTAAAGAAGCTGAACTGCAGCTCCACCTGCACTCTGCCCAACAACCCCACCTACATCTGGTACAGGAACGGACAGCCTGTATCTGACCAGAACAGAAATGAACTGGAGCTGAGAGACAGAACTGTGGATGCTGGCAGCTACTCCTGCGCTGTGAAAGGATACGAGGAGCTCGGCTCTCCTGCCGTCT ACTCTCCCAGACCTCCATCTGTATCTGAGACTGAGGTTAACGGCTCCGTCACGCTGGTCTGTGTCAGCGACTCCAACCCTGCCAGCTCTTACACCTGGTTCAGGAAGACAGGAGGGAACATCACACAGTTTGGAGAAGGAGCCAGTTTAACTTTAGCTGCAGGAGCAGATGGAGTTTTCTACTGTATGGCAGAGAATCCATACGGATCATCCACCTCATCAGAATGGACACTTACATCAG ATAACAGGACTTCAGTATATGCAGCTTCTGGAGGCGCCGTGGTTTTGCTTCTGATATTCACTGCAGTCTTTTTGTGGATGAG GAGACGAGCAGCAGTGACCAGCAGcaagaaagaggagaacagagag ggAGCTTCTGCTCCTGTGTACGATGAGGTCTCCACCCTGGCTGTGACCTCCGACACCTCAAGAGCTGCACCCTTAGATGATCAGGATGATGTTCAGTACGCCACCGTTCATTTCTCACGCTCTCAGATGAAGGACGTTCCTCTCAACTCCACCGTCCACCCGTCAAACGCTCTGCCTGAAGAAGAGGAAGTGCAGTACGCCGCAGTGAACACTGCTAAACCAAGAACTGCTCG GAATGATGAAATTCTGATCTACAGCACAGTCCAGAAGAAG ATCTACTGTCCACAGCGGTGCAGTTCCTCACCTCATTTACCTCCACCTAAAAC